The sequence GCACGTCGGCAAGCGGAGACGCGCACGCCCGCCGAGTTCAGGAGGTTCTGTCCAGGAAACTCCAAGACTTTTCCAAGGTCTTCGATGACCTCTCATCCATGCTGAAGCAGACGCCGTACGATCCTGATCTCGCGGAGCGCGCGGACGTCGCATGTGTCCTCCACAGAGTAGCCCAGCTGGCTTGCAGCCGCTGCAGGTCATACCTCTTTTGCTGGCAGGACGTCTTTCACAGGACCTTCCGCGACGTGCTCGACCTGGTTGCCCTCGCTGAGCTCAAGGGCAGGGTGGACCCGTCGGAAGTGAAGGGCCAGCTGAGGCGACGATGCATCGACATCCCTGGCCTTGTGGCCGCCGTGAACAGCACGACCGGGACTTTCCGGCAGAATCTCACATCCGCGAGACGCCTTGCAGAAGGCCGCCAGATGCTGTCAGGGCAGCTGCAGGGGGTGGCCACGATCCTGCGCGGCCTTGGAGAGGATGTGTGGCAGCGTGTGGAGTTCGAAACCTGGTCGGAGGAGCGGATCGCGAAGGAGCTCGCGCGGTTTGGCTTTGGGATATCTGAGGTGAGCGTGGTAGCGCGGAACAGGGGACGGCTGGACGTGACAATCAAGAAAAACGCTTGCTGCGGCGAGGAGGAATGCAAGAAAGCCATAGCGCCTCTCGTTTCGCGCCTGATGGGGCGGCATATGGAGGCATCGAAGATCCGGTGCGGAGCGAGGGGCGGCCTTCCCACGTGTGAGGTGCTTTTGTCACAGGCACGTGTGTTCGGGCTGGCCACGGCCGCGAGCGTGCTTGCCAGAGGCGGAAGCGCTGTGTCAGGAGACACCCACTCCGTGTTGGAACTCGCCGACGGCAGGATGGTGTTCGTGCTGAGCGATGGCATGGGCGCGGGCGAGGCCGCGGCGGTCGAAAGCTCCACCGCGGTCAGCATGTTGGAGCGGCTGCTCGAGGCTGGGTTCGATGATGAGTTCGCCGTGAAGACCGTGAACCTCATCCTGCTCCTGCGGTCCTCGGGGGAGACCTTCGCCACGCTGGACGTAGTCACCGTCGACCTCGGCACGGGCGATGCACAGTTCATAAAGGTTGGATCGCCTCCAAGCTTTATCAAGGGCGCGCGCGGGGTGACCGTGATCGAATCCGCGACGCTGCCCGCAGGCGTCTTCGACGCGATAGATGTGGAGAAGACCCACGCGAAGCTGTCCGATGGTGACCTCCTCGTTATGGTGAGCGATGGTGTGCTGAACGCCGCGGAGCGCTCGCAGGAAAGAGGCGAGTGGGTCACGGCTGCCCTTTCGCGGCTCTCGTCCGATGAGCCTGAGGAGGTGGCCCGTTTCATCCTTGACAAGGCTCGCCAGTACTACAAAGGGAGGACGCCGGACGACATGACGGTCGTGGTGGGCCGTGTGTACCGCCGCCTATCTGACAAGAAGCTTGCGTACGGTCCCGGGATGCCTGACCTCGCTCCCGCGCGAGCCCGAGGACCGGTGGCGCAGCGTGGCCTGGCTGCAATGCCCATGACCGCTGTCGGCGACCGGTAACACGCGCGCATGGCGCATAGCGCGGCTCCCGTCCGAAAATGGTATAATCATCGCGGAAAGGATTCTTCCGGTAAGGAGCCGGTTGGCACATTGCGAGG is a genomic window of Bacillota bacterium containing:
- the spoIIE gene encoding stage II sporulation protein E, whose product is MAGRTVHRFSNASTRPEVPGCKAAEALGSGETGAGGGAVRKVYIPKGKTRVWGVPAELPSDLDPDGTGGGGRGGPRPGSGGRALAFLSGTFSPESVTSSIVGFLLGRAMLLGTASPFGLAYLAHVAATRDDALVLTAMGVFLGMAGPVLNARTIWPALPVALVALAGRLASRRVKQNVFVLPAVVLSLGFALPWTVKTLIGFPASSFPVAALEAIIGAVAAGVFSWGRNGWLAGSDADRRDAADLEDIASLSLLCAGITMGLAGLEWRGVGAGAVVAGLATIVIAYAGGGALGAVSGALMGLACAMSGQGGAPVVGAYAVGGFVAGVFRHHGKIASAGGFFAGASLLVFQVASGAAVPAFMAQLAASGIGFMCVPHRYLYKARALVPSVTRTSASGDAHARRVQEVLSRKLQDFSKVFDDLSSMLKQTPYDPDLAERADVACVLHRVAQLACSRCRSYLFCWQDVFHRTFRDVLDLVALAELKGRVDPSEVKGQLRRRCIDIPGLVAAVNSTTGTFRQNLTSARRLAEGRQMLSGQLQGVATILRGLGEDVWQRVEFETWSEERIAKELARFGFGISEVSVVARNRGRLDVTIKKNACCGEEECKKAIAPLVSRLMGRHMEASKIRCGARGGLPTCEVLLSQARVFGLATAASVLARGGSAVSGDTHSVLELADGRMVFVLSDGMGAGEAAAVESSTAVSMLERLLEAGFDDEFAVKTVNLILLLRSSGETFATLDVVTVDLGTGDAQFIKVGSPPSFIKGARGVTVIESATLPAGVFDAIDVEKTHAKLSDGDLLVMVSDGVLNAAERSQERGEWVTAALSRLSSDEPEEVARFILDKARQYYKGRTPDDMTVVVGRVYRRLSDKKLAYGPGMPDLAPARARGPVAQRGLAAMPMTAVGDR